The nucleotide sequence ATGGACTTCGAGCACTTCCGCCGCCTGCCGCAGGTCGGCTACACCATCGAACCCAAGCGCCAGTACAGCCACGAGACCCTGCACCTCGATGCGCTGAACGTGCGTTACCGCAACCGCGTGCTGACGCCCCACTACATGGCCATTCCGCTGATCGTCGCCGAGACCCGTGGCGTGGCGGTGATGCAGGAGCGCCTTGCGCGCTTCATGGCCGAGCGCGTGCCGCTCAAACTCGTCACACCGCCGATCGCCTACCCGGATCTCGAGCTCGAGCTCTATTGGCATCCGCAATACGACGACGATGCGACCCATCGCTGGCTGCGCGAGACGGTAGTGGAAGTCGCGGCAAGGCTGCCGCCGCTGCCAGCGCGTAGCGCGCCGCGCAAGCCGCGCGCCGCGCCTAGCCGCCGTAGCGGCGCAGGAGGCCGAGGGCGCGCACGGTGAGATCGCCCTCGGGAATCAGTTTGCAGGCGAGGCAGATGCCGGCCGCGAGATCTTCTTCACTGACCTGGGCACGGCTCATTTTCTGGGTGCGATAGCGCGTGCCGTCCACCACCTGCACGCGGCATATACCGCAGCCGCCGCCACGGCAGCCCACCGGAATGCCGCGGCGGCCTAGCCTTTCCATGGCCGCCAGCACGTTCTGACCGTCCTTGCACGGGAAGGATGCGCCGTCTTCCGCCAGCGTGATGAGGAACTCCGTGCCCGTGCCCACGGTTTAGAACTTCTTGAACAGCGCGCTGCGGCGCGCCGGCGTCGCGGCATCGGCAGCGGTGAAGAAGTGCTCCATGAAGATGTGTTCTTCGAACAGGCGGCCGCGCATGAGGCTGGTGAGGCAGGCGTCGATCATCGGCGGCGGACCGCACAAATAGGCTTTCAGGCCGGCGAAGCGCGCGTCGAAGAGGCGCTCGGCGACTTCGTGCACGTGACCGCGCTCCCCCATCCAGCCATCGTCGGGCGTGCCATCGGACAGCGCCGGCACGTAGCGAAAGTGGGGATGGTGTTGCGCCAGCGTTTCGAACAGCGCCTGGTCATACAGCTCGCCGCGATTGCGCACGCCATGGATGAGCGTGATGGCGCGTTGGTCGCCGGTCTCCAGCAGGTCGAGAATCATCGACTTCGGGCTCGACACGCCCGAGCCGCCGGCCAGCAGCAAGACCGGCCCGGGCGCTGACTTGCGGATGAAGAACCG is from Pseudomonadota bacterium and encodes:
- a CDS encoding 2Fe-2S iron-sulfur cluster binding domain-containing protein produces the protein MGTGTEFLITLAEDGASFPCKDGQNVLAAMERLGRRGIPVGCRGGGCGICRVQVVDGTRYRTQKMSRAQVSEEDLAAGICLACKLIPEGDLTVRALGLLRRYGG